Genomic DNA from Terriglobia bacterium:
CGGAATATTCCGAGTTCATCGCGCGCCCCTCCAGCGCGCCTGCCAAGGCGATCGAAAGATGGGTGCCGTGGCCCTCCGAGTCGGTTCGACAGTTGTCCGCTACGTGCTGTTTTTGGGGGCCGGTTGAGTTTGGCCTCCAGCTCTTGGTTCCCGGCCGACAGATTCTGCTGCTCGATAACTCCGTGGTGGACCCGAGCAAGCTCACCGGTGAAATGATTCTGGCGCAGGCTACCAAGCCGAACGACTTCTATCCGGTCGGGCGATGCTACACGGGCTGGTTGCACAGGATTGATCTAGAAAAACTTGAGCAGGCCGGAAGCCTTCGTGAGGTGATTGTCCTGAATGGTGTGCCACCGCAGTGGTGGGAGGCCGCTCAAGAATGGACGCGGTTAGAGAAGCCGGGGACGGTCATCCGGGGCGTCGGCGGTTGGCGAGTGTTGGCACGCGTGATTGGCCAGACATCTTACAAGTTGGACGAAGCAATCGACGCCGGCGAGGCGAAGCGCTGATGAGGATCGCCGCCATCGCCGCCGCCGTTACTAGCCTGATGCCCAGCAGCCAAGGATCACAGCGCATGCGCGGCGATCGTGACACGCTCTCGTGCCATGAAGAACGAAACGCAAGGCAGCGATGCAGCGGATGCAAAACTAATCACTACCGGTGCGGCCGCCAAAGTTTTGGGCTGCTGCGGTCAGACCGTGCGCCGCTACCTCGAATCTGGATTGTTGCGCGGCTGTCGTCCCAATCCATGCGGGTATTTTTTTGTCCTCAAGCACTCCGCTCTGGAATTGAAGGCAGCGCGGGATTCGCAAATATCTTGAACTTCGGTTGTGCGCCAGCGCTAACCCGCGCTCGAAATCTCTTTGATCGTTGTTCGGCCCATGGTTCCTCCTTCCTTGAGACGCACGCCGGCTCCGCCGAGTTCCTCCTCGCGCCTGAACTCCGCGAGCAAAGCGCAGTGGTATCGGCCTCCTCGCCGCCGCGCGATGGAATCCGGGTACAGCCGGCGTGCGTCCTTTTTTCAAGGCGGGTTTTGCCAGGCGGGTGGCGGAAAGGTCAGTGGATTCGCGGCCCACATTGCGGCCGTGAAAGCAAGCAAATCCTAAAAAAGGTGCACCAAGAATGTAACAGTGGCCCTGGAGTACCACCCCGGACCGCGTGACGTGTCACAAAGTCAACCTAGCGCGGTCTAGGGGGTGTTTAGGAGAGGGTCGGA
This window encodes:
- a CDS encoding helix-turn-helix transcriptional regulator, yielding MSTRKNAPSPTAAPLPEKTQDRSAPGKGVREAEPASTKETGQPDPEVKKLRQDVLGLSQEELASQLGIKRISVLQWESGRTKPSNEMYVKLAKLATGRKGGNAIHFWEKAGVDLEALGGLIPEVAATLKEFEKKRRAPAADVVNVPLLKSEYSEFIARPSSAPAKAIERWVPWPSESVRQLSATCCFWGPVEFGLQLLVPGRQILLLDNSVVDPSKLTGEMILAQATKPNDFYPVGRCYTGWLHRIDLEKLEQAGSLREVIVLNGVPPQWWEAAQEWTRLEKPGTVIRGVGGWRVLARVIGQTSYKLDEAIDAGEAKR
- a CDS encoding helix-turn-helix domain-containing protein; amino-acid sequence: MKNETQGSDAADAKLITTGAAAKVLGCCGQTVRRYLESGLLRGCRPNPCGYFFVLKHSALELKAARDSQIS